The proteins below come from a single Polynucleobacter sp. MWH-UH23A genomic window:
- the sucD gene encoding succinate--CoA ligase subunit alpha, which translates to MSILINKNTKVITQGITGKTGQFHTEKCQEYANGKNCFVAGVNPKKAGESIFDIPIYATVKEAAKQTGATTSVIYVPPPGAAAAIWEAVDADLDFVICITEGIPVRDMLEVRNKMKAKEAAGGKKTLLLGPNCPGIITPDEIKIGIMPGHIHKKGRIGVVSRSGTLTYEAVGQLTAIGLGQSTAVGIGGDPINGLKHIDVMRMFNEDPETDAVIMIGEIGGPDEAEAARWCKENMKKPVVGFIAGVTAPPGKRMGHAGALISGGADTADAKLAVMEECGFKVTKNPSEMAALLKAML; encoded by the coding sequence ATGTCTATTTTGATTAATAAAAACACCAAAGTCATTACACAAGGTATTACTGGTAAGACCGGTCAGTTTCATACTGAAAAATGTCAGGAATACGCAAACGGCAAAAACTGTTTTGTTGCTGGTGTAAATCCAAAAAAAGCTGGCGAATCTATTTTTGATATTCCCATTTATGCAACTGTAAAAGAGGCGGCAAAGCAAACGGGTGCAACCACCTCAGTGATTTATGTTCCGCCTCCTGGCGCGGCTGCTGCGATTTGGGAAGCCGTTGATGCTGATCTTGATTTTGTTATCTGTATTACAGAAGGCATTCCAGTGCGTGACATGCTTGAAGTGCGTAACAAGATGAAGGCTAAAGAAGCAGCAGGCGGGAAGAAAACATTGTTGCTGGGTCCAAATTGCCCAGGAATTATTACTCCCGATGAAATCAAAATCGGCATCATGCCTGGCCATATTCACAAAAAAGGCCGCATTGGTGTTGTAAGCCGTTCTGGTACTTTGACATACGAAGCTGTTGGTCAATTAACTGCAATTGGCTTGGGTCAATCTACAGCGGTTGGTATTGGTGGCGACCCGATCAATGGTTTAAAGCATATCGATGTGATGCGTATGTTTAACGAGGATCCAGAAACGGATGCTGTCATCATGATCGGTGAAATCGGTGGCCCAGATGAGGCTGAAGCAGCTCGCTGGTGCAAAGAAAATATGAAGAAGCCTGTAGTCGGCTTCATCGCTGGTGTTACTGCTCCTCCAGGTAAACGTATGGGTCACGCGGGTGCATTGATTTCTGGTGGTGCCGATACTGCTGATGCCAAACTTGCAGTGATGGAAGAGTGTGGCTTCAAGGTAACGAAGAACCCATCCGAGATGGCTGCTTTATTGAAAGCTATGTTGTAA
- the sucC gene encoding ADP-forming succinate--CoA ligase subunit beta, which produces MKIHEYQGKELLRQFNVPVPNGIPAFSVDEAVKAAEKLGGPVWVVKAQIHAGGRGKGGGVKLAKSMDEVKKYASEILGMQLKTHQTGPEGQKVNRLLIEDGADIKKEYYFSIVTDRATQKNVIMASSEGGMDIEEVAESHPEKIIKVFVDPLVGLTDADCDIVAKGIGVPEASIPMARDVFKNLYKTYWDTDASLVEINPLILEGNGKIKALDAKFNFDPNALFRHPEIVAYRDIDEEDAAEIEASKFDLAYISLDGNIGCLVNGAGLAMATMDTIKLFGGEPANFLDVGGGATAEKVTEAFKIMLKNKSVEAILVNIFGGIMRCDVIADGVVTACKAVNLTVPLVVRMKGTNEELGKKILADSGLPIISADSMAEAATKVVAAVAKNK; this is translated from the coding sequence ATGAAAATTCATGAGTACCAAGGCAAAGAACTTCTGCGCCAATTTAATGTGCCTGTTCCAAACGGCATTCCTGCATTTAGTGTTGATGAGGCAGTAAAAGCCGCAGAAAAACTAGGCGGCCCAGTATGGGTTGTGAAAGCTCAGATTCATGCTGGTGGACGCGGTAAGGGTGGTGGTGTGAAGTTGGCTAAAAGTATGGATGAAGTGAAGAAATATGCTTCTGAAATCTTGGGCATGCAACTCAAGACACACCAAACTGGCCCTGAAGGTCAAAAAGTAAATCGCCTCTTAATCGAAGATGGTGCAGATATTAAAAAAGAGTACTACTTCAGTATCGTTACTGACCGTGCGACACAAAAGAATGTGATCATGGCTTCTAGCGAAGGTGGTATGGATATTGAGGAAGTAGCAGAGTCACATCCAGAAAAAATTATTAAAGTATTTGTCGATCCATTGGTCGGATTGACTGATGCAGATTGCGACATTGTGGCAAAAGGCATTGGTGTTCCTGAAGCCTCCATTCCAATGGCCCGCGACGTCTTCAAGAACTTATACAAAACCTATTGGGATACAGACGCATCTCTAGTAGAAATCAACCCATTGATCCTTGAGGGTAATGGCAAGATCAAGGCTTTGGATGCTAAGTTCAACTTTGACCCAAATGCATTGTTCCGTCATCCAGAAATCGTGGCCTATCGCGATATTGATGAAGAGGATGCTGCAGAAATTGAAGCTTCTAAATTTGATCTTGCTTACATCTCTTTAGATGGCAATATTGGTTGCTTGGTGAATGGAGCAGGTTTGGCGATGGCAACAATGGACACCATTAAGTTATTTGGTGGTGAGCCAGCAAACTTCTTGGACGTTGGTGGCGGTGCTACTGCAGAAAAAGTAACCGAAGCATTCAAGATCATGTTGAAAAACAAGAGTGTTGAAGCAATTTTGGTCAACATCTTTGGCGGAATTATGCGTTGTGATGTGATTGCTGACGGTGTTGTTACAGCATGTAAAGCAGTAAACCTCACAGTACCTTTGGTGGTGCGCATGAAAGGTACAAATGAAGAGCTCGGTAAGAAGATTCTTGCTGACTCAGGTTTGCCAATTATTAGCGCCGACTCAATGGCTGAAGCTGCTACTAAGGTGGTTGCTGCTGTTGCTAAAAACAAATAA
- the recX gene encoding recombination regulator RecX, with amino-acid sequence MTEVSSKKPKQSPSLKARALRLLSLREYSRKSLAAKLAESEARWAKLTEFELNPQASASNIDAVLDDFEARGWLSDERFAEALVRRRSERYGTRKIQEDLQRAGVDAQQSAQLLADLRETEFERAYGLWSKKYGVKAQDQKERARQYRFLASKGFGLDVVARIIGGQTPD; translated from the coding sequence ATGACAGAAGTCAGTAGTAAAAAGCCCAAACAAAGCCCGAGTCTCAAAGCTCGGGCTTTGCGTCTTTTATCTTTACGAGAATACAGTCGCAAAAGTTTGGCGGCAAAGCTAGCTGAGTCAGAGGCACGCTGGGCGAAATTGACTGAGTTTGAGCTCAATCCACAAGCTAGCGCCTCGAACATTGATGCGGTTCTAGATGATTTTGAAGCTCGAGGTTGGTTATCTGACGAGCGTTTTGCAGAAGCGTTGGTTCGACGCCGTAGTGAGCGATACGGTACCCGGAAAATTCAGGAAGACCTGCAAAGAGCAGGTGTAGATGCCCAGCAGTCAGCCCAACTCTTGGCCGATTTGAGGGAAACGGAGTTTGAGCGTGCTTACGGACTTTGGTCCAAAAAATATGGGGTAAAAGCGCAAGACCAGAAGGAGCGTGCAAGGCAATATCGCTTCTTGGCCAGCAAGGGATTTGGTCTAGATGTGGTGGCAAGGATTATTGGTGGCCAGACCCCCGATTAG
- the recA gene encoding recombinase RecA: MALDDKRKSASSEFEGMSGDKQKALTAALAQIEKQFGKGSIMRLGDAEISQDIQVVSSGSLGLDIALGVGGLARGRVIEIYGPESSGKTTLTLHAIAEMQKLGGTCAFIDAEHALDVQYAGKLGVDVNNLLISQPDTGEQALEIADALVRSGSIDLIVVDSVAALVPKAEIEGDMGDSLPGLQARLMSQALRKLTGAIKRTNTTVIFINQIRMKIGVMFGSPETTTGGNALKFYASMRLDIRRIGSIKKGDEVVGNETRVKVVKNKVSPPFREAIFDIMYGAGISREGEIIDMGVEADIVEKSGSWYSYNGDRIGQGKDNVREFLKENPEIAKDIEAKIREKLGVKTGSAVVTDVLSEEEEVE, from the coding sequence ATGGCCTTGGATGATAAAAGAAAGTCAGCCTCCTCAGAATTTGAGGGAATGAGTGGAGACAAGCAAAAGGCGTTAACAGCAGCTTTAGCGCAAATTGAAAAGCAATTTGGCAAGGGCTCAATCATGAGATTGGGCGATGCTGAAATTAGTCAAGATATTCAGGTGGTCTCCAGCGGTTCATTGGGTTTAGATATTGCACTCGGCGTTGGTGGTCTTGCACGTGGTCGCGTAATTGAAATTTATGGACCTGAATCATCCGGTAAAACTACTTTAACTTTGCATGCGATTGCAGAAATGCAAAAGCTTGGTGGAACCTGTGCATTTATTGATGCTGAACACGCGTTGGATGTTCAATACGCCGGAAAGTTGGGTGTTGATGTAAACAACCTATTGATTTCCCAACCAGATACTGGTGAGCAGGCTTTGGAAATTGCAGACGCATTAGTGCGTTCTGGCTCGATTGATCTAATCGTAGTTGACTCAGTCGCTGCATTGGTCCCGAAGGCTGAAATTGAAGGCGACATGGGCGATTCTTTACCAGGTTTGCAAGCGCGTTTAATGAGTCAAGCATTGCGCAAATTAACTGGTGCAATTAAGCGTACCAATACAACAGTCATCTTCATTAACCAGATTCGCATGAAGATTGGTGTGATGTTTGGTTCTCCAGAAACGACTACTGGCGGTAATGCCTTGAAGTTCTATGCTTCCATGCGTTTAGATATTCGTCGTATTGGCAGCATCAAGAAAGGCGATGAAGTTGTTGGTAATGAAACTCGTGTGAAAGTCGTGAAGAATAAGGTTTCCCCGCCTTTCCGTGAGGCCATTTTTGACATTATGTATGGTGCTGGCATTTCAAGAGAAGGTGAAATTATTGATATGGGCGTCGAAGCCGATATCGTTGAAAAATCGGGATCTTGGTATAGCTACAACGGTGATCGGATTGGTCAAGGGAAAGACAATGTGCGCGAGTTCTTGAAAGAGAATCCAGAAATCGCTAAAGACATCGAAGCAAAAATCCGCGAGAAACTAGGCGTTAAAACTGGATCTGCTGTAGTGACAGATGTCTTAAGCGAGGAAGAAGAAGTCGAATAA
- a CDS encoding DUF2878 domain-containing protein, with amino-acid sequence MAKFWNFVFFQLGWFACVLGAANQQVFWAVLVTSAYIAFHVWYLNEPKESLGLLSKALLYGIVTDSLLVQLGYLNFHDSWPTSHLSPVWMWVLWILVATTINGSLSWLRGRPILGAFLGGICGPMSYEAGIRMGAGSWGSGSQTIGLMLVGVVWAFAIPLFFYWDRTPVEHGLVGNT; translated from the coding sequence ATGGCTAAATTTTGGAACTTTGTCTTTTTTCAGCTTGGCTGGTTTGCTTGTGTGCTGGGCGCGGCCAATCAACAAGTCTTTTGGGCGGTGCTTGTCACTTCGGCCTATATTGCTTTTCATGTCTGGTATCTGAATGAGCCTAAGGAGTCGCTAGGTCTGCTAAGCAAAGCCTTGCTCTATGGCATTGTTACTGACAGCCTCTTGGTGCAGCTCGGTTATTTGAATTTCCACGATTCTTGGCCTACTAGCCATCTTTCTCCTGTCTGGATGTGGGTTCTATGGATTCTGGTAGCCACCACTATCAATGGATCACTTTCTTGGTTGCGGGGCAGACCCATTTTGGGAGCTTTTTTGGGTGGTATTTGCGGTCCAATGTCCTACGAGGCTGGTATAAGAATGGGGGCTGGATCTTGGGGTTCTGGTAGCCAAACAATCGGCTTAATGTTGGTTGGAGTGGTCTGGGCATTCGCTATTCCACTCTTTTTCTATTGGGATCGAACCCCAGTTGAGCATGGATTAGTTGGAAATACGTAA
- a CDS encoding FMN-binding glutamate synthase family protein gives MNYSRYFAWLSTLVLATFFFFYSIPLAILFGALFLVGLTDVIQNRHSILRNYPLIGHLRFLLEYIRPEIRQYFLEDDEEKIPFSRNQRAMVYSRSKKVNDKRGFGSTKLMYGQDGEWLGHSNAPLHPDPVTFRIQVGGPSCLQPYSLSIFNISAMSFGALSSNAIRALNKGAKLGGFAHDTGEGSISPYHREFGGDIIWEIGSGYFGCRNDDGTFSEEKFAAQVVDPQIKMVEIKLSQGAKPGHGGVLPGPKVTAEIALTRGVPIGQDCVSPAKHSAFSSPIELMQFIARLRKLSGGKPIGFKLCIGQPWEFFGIAKAMLETGISPDFIVVDGSEGGTGAAPVEFTDHVGMPLREGLRLVHNTLVGIGKRKEIAIGASGKIISAYDIIRALALGADWCNSARGFMFALGCIQSRSCHTDKCPTGVATQDPLRQKALVVPDKAERVHAFHKNTITSLSELIGAAGLMHPKEITADYLMCRDASGSAIPFSSKLPTVSAGALLQRVDGQSHLPQEYELYWKRALTNKFGLASAD, from the coding sequence ATGAATTACTCAAGATATTTCGCATGGCTCTCCACATTGGTATTGGCGACCTTCTTCTTTTTTTACAGTATTCCACTGGCGATTCTTTTTGGCGCGCTATTTTTAGTGGGTCTTACAGATGTTATTCAAAATCGCCATTCTATTTTGCGCAATTACCCATTGATTGGCCATCTGCGTTTTTTACTTGAATATATTCGCCCAGAAATTCGTCAATATTTCCTCGAGGATGATGAAGAAAAAATTCCCTTTTCAAGAAATCAAAGAGCGATGGTCTACAGTCGTTCTAAGAAGGTAAATGACAAAAGAGGGTTTGGCTCAACCAAATTAATGTATGGGCAAGATGGAGAGTGGTTGGGGCACTCTAATGCCCCACTACATCCCGACCCTGTGACATTTAGGATCCAAGTGGGCGGACCAAGTTGTTTGCAGCCCTATTCACTTTCCATATTCAATATCTCAGCAATGAGTTTTGGCGCACTCTCCTCAAATGCAATCAGAGCTTTAAATAAGGGTGCAAAGTTGGGTGGTTTTGCGCACGATACTGGCGAAGGGTCGATATCTCCATATCACCGAGAATTTGGTGGAGATATTATTTGGGAAATTGGTTCAGGTTATTTTGGCTGTCGAAATGATGATGGAACTTTCTCCGAGGAAAAATTTGCAGCGCAAGTTGTAGATCCGCAAATTAAGATGGTCGAGATCAAGCTCTCTCAAGGTGCCAAGCCAGGTCATGGCGGCGTCTTGCCCGGACCTAAGGTAACTGCTGAAATTGCCTTAACACGTGGAGTGCCTATTGGTCAAGATTGCGTTTCTCCGGCTAAGCATTCGGCATTTTCTTCGCCTATAGAGTTGATGCAATTTATCGCACGTTTACGAAAATTAAGCGGTGGCAAGCCTATTGGCTTCAAATTGTGTATTGGTCAGCCTTGGGAGTTCTTTGGAATTGCAAAGGCGATGCTGGAGACGGGTATTAGCCCTGACTTTATTGTCGTCGATGGTAGCGAAGGTGGAACTGGCGCAGCACCAGTGGAGTTTACCGATCATGTGGGCATGCCATTGCGCGAAGGCTTACGCTTAGTTCATAACACTTTGGTTGGTATCGGTAAGCGAAAAGAAATAGCTATAGGCGCTTCTGGAAAGATTATTTCTGCTTATGACATTATTAGAGCGCTTGCTTTAGGTGCGGATTGGTGTAATTCAGCCAGAGGGTTTATGTTTGCCTTGGGATGTATTCAATCAAGATCTTGTCATACCGACAAATGTCCAACAGGGGTTGCAACACAAGATCCGCTTCGTCAAAAAGCTTTGGTTGTACCTGATAAGGCAGAGCGTGTTCACGCCTTTCATAAGAATACGATTACATCTCTTTCTGAGTTGATTGGTGCGGCTGGGCTCATGCATCCCAAGGAAATAACAGCTGATTACCTGATGTGCAGAGACGCTTCAGGTAGTGCAATACCGTTTTCCTCTAAATTGCCAACTGTAAGTGCAGGCGCCTTATTGCAAAGGGTTGATGGTCAATCTCATTTGCCTCAGGAGTATGAGTTGTACTGGAAGAGGGCCTTAACGAATAAATTTGGATTGGCTTCAGCAGATTAA
- a CDS encoding MOSC domain-containing protein — protein sequence MRLLSISSGKVTPLFGNHHPDYKSVPSAIRKVSISNLQNPMAVQINNLGVKGDEQADLNVHGGLEKAVYVYPAEHYAFWNELLTRETKKPITLQHGALGENFTIEGLLETEVFVGDKLEIGELQFAVTKLREPCFKFNAALGYKGAAKAMVQSGYSGWYLRVLKTGIVSAGAKIQLIPGPRHTSIAQQNQNLLAKRNQKDLWD from the coding sequence ATGCGATTGCTCTCTATTTCCTCTGGCAAGGTGACGCCTTTATTTGGTAATCACCACCCAGATTACAAGTCTGTTCCCTCAGCAATTCGTAAGGTTAGTATCAGCAACCTACAAAACCCAATGGCTGTTCAGATCAATAATCTTGGTGTTAAAGGTGATGAACAAGCAGATCTGAATGTGCATGGCGGCCTTGAAAAGGCAGTTTACGTTTACCCAGCAGAACATTACGCATTTTGGAATGAATTACTAACTCGAGAAACCAAAAAACCGATTACTCTTCAACATGGTGCTCTTGGTGAAAACTTTACGATTGAGGGTCTACTCGAAACTGAAGTATTTGTCGGTGACAAACTGGAGATCGGTGAATTACAGTTCGCTGTCACTAAATTGCGTGAACCATGCTTTAAGTTCAATGCAGCGCTTGGCTATAAGGGTGCCGCTAAGGCTATGGTTCAATCTGGTTATAGTGGCTGGTATTTGCGGGTACTCAAAACTGGAATAGTGTCTGCAGGGGCAAAAATTCAGCTTATCCCAGGCCCAAGACACACTTCGATTGCCCAACAAAACCAAAATCTTCTCGCTAAGCGCAATCAAAAAGATCTTTGGGATTGA
- a CDS encoding MFS transporter translates to MSTAHKAAPMTAEERKVIFASSLGTVFEWYDFYLYGSLAAVIAKQFFSGLDAGSAFIFALLAFAAGFIVRPFGALVFGRLGDLIGRKYTFLVTILLMGGATFIVGILPNYATIGVAAPVILIALRMLQGLALGGEYGGAATYVAEHAPNGRRGAYTAWIQTTATLGLFLSLLVILFTREFTGPDFDVWGWRVPFIVSIALLAISVWIRLSMNESPAFKKMKEEGKLSKAPLSESFGQWKNLKIVILALFGLVAGQAVVWYTGQFYALFYLTQVLKVDPKTANLLIAASLVIGTPFFVVFGSLSDKIGRKIIIMGGLLLAVITYIPNTPVSVFNALTHFANPALEKAMSTAPATITVDPAQCTFQFNPTGTAKFTSSCDIAKQVMASNSASYSTIPAPAGTNAVVKIGDIEVPGYTPVGMDPAEAKAKDAEFKKAIREALNKEGYPTKADPAQINYVAVLLLLVYLVILVTMVYGPIAAMLVEMFPTRIRYTSMSLPYHIGNGWFGGLLPTISFALVAQNGNIYYGLWYPIVIAAMTLVIGTLFVRETKDVDIYARD, encoded by the coding sequence ATGTCAACAGCACATAAAGCAGCCCCAATGACCGCTGAAGAACGCAAAGTTATTTTTGCATCTTCTTTAGGAACGGTTTTTGAGTGGTACGACTTTTATTTATACGGTTCACTTGCCGCGGTTATCGCTAAGCAATTCTTCTCAGGCCTAGATGCTGGCTCAGCCTTCATTTTCGCTTTGTTAGCATTTGCTGCCGGTTTCATCGTGCGTCCATTCGGCGCTTTGGTGTTCGGTCGTTTGGGCGATTTGATTGGTCGCAAATATACCTTCTTGGTAACCATCTTATTGATGGGTGGCGCGACTTTCATCGTCGGTATTCTGCCTAACTACGCAACCATTGGTGTTGCTGCTCCAGTTATCTTGATCGCATTACGTATGCTTCAAGGTTTGGCTTTGGGTGGTGAATACGGTGGTGCCGCGACTTATGTTGCAGAACATGCTCCTAATGGTCGTCGTGGTGCGTACACAGCTTGGATTCAAACCACAGCTACTTTAGGCTTGTTCTTATCCTTGCTCGTGATTTTGTTCACACGTGAATTTACTGGCCCAGACTTTGACGTTTGGGGCTGGCGTGTTCCTTTCATCGTTTCTATCGCATTGTTGGCGATCTCTGTTTGGATTCGTTTGTCCATGAATGAGTCACCAGCTTTCAAGAAGATGAAAGAAGAAGGCAAATTATCAAAAGCTCCTTTGTCTGAGTCATTCGGTCAATGGAAGAACTTGAAGATTGTTATCTTGGCATTGTTTGGCTTGGTCGCAGGTCAGGCGGTGGTTTGGTATACCGGTCAGTTCTACGCTTTGTTCTACCTCACTCAAGTATTGAAGGTGGATCCAAAGACTGCAAACTTGTTGATTGCCGCCTCACTAGTGATCGGCACACCATTCTTCGTGGTGTTTGGTAGCTTGTCAGATAAGATCGGTCGTAAGATCATCATTATGGGTGGTTTGTTATTGGCTGTAATTACTTACATTCCAAATACCCCAGTTTCTGTTTTCAATGCTTTGACTCACTTCGCTAACCCAGCGCTAGAAAAAGCAATGTCTACAGCGCCTGCAACAATTACAGTTGATCCAGCGCAATGTACTTTCCAGTTCAACCCAACTGGTACTGCGAAGTTCACTAGCTCTTGCGACATTGCAAAACAGGTGATGGCGTCTAACTCTGCTAGCTACTCCACCATTCCAGCCCCAGCAGGTACTAATGCTGTTGTGAAGATTGGTGATATTGAGGTTCCAGGCTACACACCAGTAGGTATGGACCCTGCCGAAGCGAAAGCAAAAGATGCTGAATTTAAGAAAGCTATTCGCGAAGCTTTGAACAAAGAAGGCTATCCAACTAAAGCTGATCCAGCGCAAATTAATTATGTTGCTGTATTGCTCCTGTTGGTTTACTTGGTGATTTTGGTGACCATGGTTTATGGCCCAATCGCAGCGATGTTGGTTGAGATGTTCCCAACCCGCATTCGTTACACCTCTATGTCATTGCCATACCACATTGGTAACGGTTGGTTCGGTGGCTTATTGCCAACAATCTCCTTTGCCTTGGTTGCGCAAAACGGCAATATTTACTACGGCCTCTGGTATCCAATCGTGATTGCTGCGATGACATTGGTAATCGGTACATTGTTCGTACGTGAAACCAAAGATGTAGATATCTATGCACGTGACTAA
- a CDS encoding TRAP transporter substrate-binding protein codes for MKRRDFLGKTALGAAAGVLAAPAIAQSMPEVKWRCASSFPKSLDTIYGGGEFISKRVAALTDGKFQIRIFGAGEIVPAFGTVDAVQQGTVECTHTAGYYFVGKNKTFAFDTTVPFGMNQRQQNAWMYWGGGLKLQREFLRDYNIISFPAGNTGTQMGGWFKKPVKTVADLKGLKMRIAGLGGEVMARLGAIPQQIAGGDIYPALEKGVIDAAEWVGPYDDEKLGFYKIAPFYYYPGWWEACSMYSMYVNIKEWEKLPKQYQEALASACAECNIDMMAEYDYKNPIALQSLIKNGVKLQSYSTEIMKAASTAAFEMYEEEAAKNPSFKKIYEPWKKFRNDQMLWNKVAEQTLMSFMLSNPVK; via the coding sequence ATGAAAAGACGTGACTTTTTAGGTAAAACCGCACTTGGCGCAGCAGCAGGCGTTTTGGCTGCACCTGCAATTGCCCAATCCATGCCCGAAGTAAAGTGGCGTTGTGCTTCTAGTTTTCCGAAAAGCTTAGACACCATTTATGGTGGCGGTGAGTTTATTTCCAAGCGCGTAGCCGCACTCACGGATGGAAAGTTTCAAATTCGTATTTTTGGTGCGGGCGAGATTGTGCCGGCTTTCGGTACCGTTGATGCTGTCCAACAGGGTACCGTGGAATGTACCCACACAGCAGGCTACTACTTTGTAGGAAAGAATAAAACTTTTGCGTTTGACACTACCGTGCCATTTGGCATGAACCAACGCCAACAAAATGCCTGGATGTATTGGGGTGGTGGCTTAAAACTTCAGCGCGAGTTCTTACGTGACTACAACATCATTTCTTTTCCTGCGGGTAACACTGGAACCCAAATGGGTGGTTGGTTTAAAAAACCCGTTAAGACCGTTGCGGACCTCAAAGGCCTCAAGATGCGTATTGCAGGCCTAGGTGGCGAGGTGATGGCCCGTCTTGGCGCTATTCCACAACAAATCGCAGGTGGTGATATCTACCCCGCCCTTGAGAAAGGCGTGATTGATGCAGCCGAATGGGTTGGGCCATATGATGACGAAAAATTAGGCTTCTACAAAATTGCGCCCTTTTACTACTACCCTGGTTGGTGGGAGGCTTGCTCGATGTACTCCATGTACGTCAACATCAAAGAATGGGAAAAACTTCCTAAGCAGTATCAAGAAGCTCTTGCTTCGGCCTGTGCTGAATGCAATATCGACATGATGGCTGAGTATGACTACAAAAATCCAATTGCCTTACAAAGCTTGATTAAGAATGGCGTCAAGTTGCAGTCATATTCCACGGAAATTATGAAAGCAGCATCAACGGCTGCCTTTGAAATGTATGAGGAAGAAGCCGCCAAGAATCCATCGTTCAAGAAGATATACGAACCTTGGAAAAAATTCCGCAATGATCAGATGTTGTGGAATAAGGTTGCAGAACAAACACTGATGAGCTTCATGCTAAGCAACCCAGTTAAATAA